One region of Mycolicibacterium rhodesiae NBB3 genomic DNA includes:
- a CDS encoding PE family protein has product MTLRVVPEGLVAASTAVEGLTARLAAAHAAAAPVVSAVAPPAVDPVSLQTAAGLSAHGMQHNTMAAIGVEELGRSGIGVGESGTSYATGDATAAASYLIAGS; this is encoded by the coding sequence ATGACTCTGCGCGTAGTCCCCGAAGGCCTCGTCGCGGCGAGCACCGCCGTCGAGGGGCTCACCGCTCGACTGGCCGCCGCCCACGCCGCTGCCGCACCCGTCGTCAGTGCCGTCGCGCCGCCCGCAGTGGACCCGGTCTCCTTGCAGACCGCCGCCGGCCTGAGTGCGCATGGCATGCAGCACAATACGATGGCCGCGATCGGCGTCGAGGAACTCGGACGCTCGGGCATCGGAGTGGGTGAATCCGGTACCAGCTATGCGACCGGCGATGCGACCGCCGCCGCGTCGTACCTGATCGCCGGTAGCTGA